In a genomic window of Bordetella petrii:
- a CDS encoding ABC transporter ATP-binding protein gives MSFFRLEKLVKRYGELVATDNATLEVRHGEIHALIGPNGAGKSTLIDLITGLKAPDAGRVLLDGQDITQMPTHRRIQAGLSRCFQITSIFREMTVLDNLLLAVQGHEGRHLDFIRARAKDKALEDNACELAARVGLEAALSKIAGTLAHAAQRQLDVALALASRPKLLLLDEPMAGMGPEDSERMTHLIRDLKRDMAILLIEHDMKAVFALADRMSVLVYGKVLVSGSVDEVRGDPRVQSVYLGNEESSEVAA, from the coding sequence ATGAGCTTCTTCCGGCTCGAGAAACTCGTCAAGCGTTACGGTGAGCTGGTGGCGACCGACAACGCCACCCTGGAAGTCCGCCACGGTGAGATTCATGCACTGATCGGCCCGAATGGCGCCGGAAAGAGCACGCTCATCGATCTCATCACGGGGCTGAAGGCGCCGGATGCCGGGCGCGTGCTGCTGGATGGCCAGGACATCACGCAGATGCCGACGCACAGGCGCATTCAAGCCGGACTGTCGCGATGCTTCCAGATCACCAGCATCTTTCGCGAGATGACGGTGCTGGACAACTTGCTACTGGCGGTGCAAGGCCACGAAGGCCGGCACCTCGACTTCATCCGCGCGCGTGCGAAGGACAAGGCGCTGGAAGACAATGCGTGCGAGCTGGCCGCGCGCGTCGGGTTGGAGGCGGCGCTTTCGAAAATTGCCGGCACGCTTGCGCACGCGGCGCAAAGGCAACTGGACGTTGCGCTCGCGCTTGCGTCACGGCCAAAATTGCTGCTTCTCGACGAACCCATGGCGGGCATGGGGCCGGAGGATAGCGAACGCATGACACACCTTATCCGGGACTTGAAGCGCGACATGGCCATTCTTCTGATCGAGCACGACATGAAGGCGGTGTTCGCGCTCGCGGACCGCATGTCGGTGCTCGTGTACGGCAAGGTGTTGGTGAGCGGGTCGGTCGATGAAGTGAGAGGGGACCCGCGCGTTCAGTCCGTTTATCTCGGCAACGAGGAAAGCTCGGAGGTGGCAGCATGA
- a CDS encoding branched-chain amino acid ABC transporter permease, protein MAVFPLVAPELGLDFYVSFVRRAMIFAIAAASLNFILGFGGLPALGHAGFLGVGAYTVVALADAGLGSAWILWPLAMVAAGFCAFLIGLVVLRTRGVYLIMSTLAFAQMLYYVAVSLRAYGGDDGYTLQARPVIFDAIPLGNEATFYWVVLLLFGLVMAFLNRSSVSRFGHALMGIRDNETRMRALGYPVSRLLLAAFVISGACMGLSGALLAAHNNFVSPSMMHWTQSAVLLVMVVIGGAGLRWGGALGAIAWIVLEEVCKQLTGYWHLPLGLLLLAIVFLAPRGLVGLWPAGLRRSAPVRPTGPNAGVTVEVRGENP, encoded by the coding sequence TTGGCCGTGTTTCCCCTCGTCGCGCCTGAACTCGGCTTGGACTTCTACGTGAGTTTCGTGCGGCGCGCGATGATCTTCGCCATCGCGGCCGCAAGCTTGAATTTCATTCTGGGTTTCGGTGGGCTGCCGGCACTCGGCCACGCCGGGTTCCTCGGTGTCGGCGCTTACACCGTCGTGGCACTGGCGGATGCGGGACTGGGCTCGGCCTGGATCCTTTGGCCGCTGGCAATGGTGGCAGCGGGCTTTTGCGCATTTCTTATCGGGCTCGTGGTGCTGCGAACAAGAGGCGTCTACCTGATCATGAGCACGCTGGCATTTGCGCAGATGCTGTATTACGTCGCAGTCTCGCTGCGCGCCTATGGGGGCGACGACGGCTACACGCTCCAGGCACGGCCGGTTATTTTCGATGCGATTCCGCTTGGCAATGAAGCCACTTTTTACTGGGTCGTGCTGTTGCTCTTCGGGCTGGTCATGGCCTTTCTCAACCGGAGCAGCGTCTCCCGATTCGGCCATGCGCTGATGGGAATCAGGGACAACGAGACTCGCATGCGAGCTTTGGGCTATCCCGTCTCGCGACTGCTTCTGGCGGCCTTCGTAATCAGCGGGGCATGCATGGGTTTGTCGGGCGCATTGCTCGCGGCCCACAACAACTTCGTCAGCCCGTCCATGATGCACTGGACACAGTCCGCGGTGCTCCTGGTGATGGTGGTGATCGGCGGCGCGGGACTGCGCTGGGGCGGCGCTCTCGGCGCCATCGCCTGGATCGTGCTGGAAGAGGTCTGCAAGCAACTTACCGGCTACTGGCATCTTCCCCTTGGCTTGCTGTTGCTGGCGATAGTTTTTCTGGCCCCCAGGGGACTCGTTGGCTTGTGGCCCGCTGGCCTCAGGCGCAGTGCACCCGTTCGTCCCACCGGCCCAAATGCGGGCGTTACTGTCGAAGTGCGGGGAGAGAATCCATGA